The stretch of DNA AAACAAGAGTAATTTAATCCCATCTCCTGCCCTAAAccccttttttgtaatttttgatTGTAATTTATAAGAAAGTTGGGAGAAGCAGGGCATTCTGAATAGGAATGCAGGCACTCCCATGTTTGTCAAACCTCTATTTTAGTCTCATGTCTCGttccagttttttgtttttgtatgccGAGTGAAGAGGACGGCTGAATACTCTGCATCATTAAGAGCCAGTAAACCTGCCCCCTTGTTACAGATGGTGGCGATCTCCCATGTAGTCCGTTTTCCAGGACTGTTAACTTTGTGAATAGGAGGACGTGATTGGGAACTTTCATGTAGAGCGATCACAGCTTCCTTTTGactgaaatattttcaaaaggGAAACGTAACCACAAAACAGATTTTGTTGAGGAATAGGGGTTTTGGAAAAACTGCCCAAGTCATTGACCAGATTTGGGCATGACTAACTTGACACTAGTGGCAGCTCTACCGTAACGTAGCACCTGAGTTTGCAGCGTTTCTACCTATGGCAAGAGTGAGGCCCTTATGAGCACCTactatggtatatatatgttttggaagTATGATTTCCCCTTTCCTAAAATTAATAGCACATAATGTTGGTTGACGTTCTCTAGAAAAATACCCAACTCCCTCCAAGAGGACTATGCATAAACAAGGAAATCTGTTCACCTTCCATATATGGCACAACGGGGGTTCCTATCTTAATTATGACCCTTTAAACTCCCCCCTATAAAAACTTGTGTATCTAGTGTGGGTGGGATTCTAGGGTTGTGGATTGTCTATTCTTGTGTATATCAATAAAGTCATGCAGAGTGTTACGTTTTGGCATGAGCAATGTTTCATACTTCTTAAAATTATCtccaaatgttttaatataaagtgTGTTCATATGTAATGTAACTGGTCAGTTATACGATCCAAGAACTACACGCATAAGAAGACGGCATGTAGGCCTGGAGCCATGGCTGTGTACCCTGGAACAGCTCAGGTTGTTGTGAATAACAAAGGAGCAAACTCTCTGAGGAAGGTTTCCAGCACCTTGCAGAAAGTCTGCCACGAAGGCAGCTCTGAAGGTAAAAGGgtgtccaacccggtactagcagaGTGTATCAAATAAAACGGCCAGCGAGTGTATATTAAAACTACAACTGATACGCAACAGCGACATACATGCAATGAAGCATAATGAGGCACACAAACACATGCAGAAGAACACGTCTAAAGAAACATAACTTTGCATCATATTATAGATGCCCCATTGAACTAGACGTTTGCATatgaatataatgaatataataaacGCACACATACAGGCAACCTTGGGTGGCGCTTAACATGATTTACCTTATCAAGAATgcagattttctcatttattggATTCATCATTGGAATATTTTGATTTACAGTAAATGTACAAATTACAGGGCTGTATAGTTAACGTGTACTAAAATATACAATCAGAGTAAAACCAGTTGTGTCCACGTGAAGCCCTTAAAGGACAGTAAAGTCACAAATCCAGCACGTGAAAATAGGTTTCTCTGTCAGAAATTGGTCCTTCGGTCTGTCAGCGTTCCAAACTGTAGTGACATACTGACTGCTCGTtaatataaaactgtatattctTACAGTTTGGCAAGTTCAGTGGAACGTGGTGCATAGAAAACACAGCACAGGTTCCTCCTACAGCACAGGTAATTTTACCCAAATCAACCTTCAGTTTCCTAGCAATGGTTTGTGTTACTGTCCCTTGTTTACTTCACATTagacatgaaaacagcatttagAATAATCTTTACTAAATCTCCAAGAATCTGACACACTTTACAGCATTGAAACAAGTAATAATTACACCGCTACCATCACTCATCCCCAAATCGTGTTACCACAGATCTCACATTACTGCTACACCGACATTCTCATTGCCAGATGGCTGAAGGACATGCAGACCTTTGGCACGCAAGAACTTTTCTCATAGAGTAAGTTAGTTGCACGGCACCGAGTTCTGCACATGACTCCCTTTGTGGGTTCCATCGCAGTACGGAGCTGTTTTTGTCTGTTTGCAGCCACAAAGCCAAACTGCCTTGTCTTCAGTGGGGGTGAAACGCAATGGTGACAGGCCGGGGGCTGCCTTCCGGTGGGAACCGTCACAGAAAGGCTGAAAGGGgatagaataaagaaaaaaaaaaaaagtgtgaccgaggggaaaatgttttgcaaaCATGTACATGGGTGACGAGTATGCAGATGGGGGCTACACTCGCTTTAACCTGGGACCTGATGGACTAGTCACTAGCAGATCAATTTAAGCTGCTGTGATTTTCCTATTCAGCTGTAGCCGTACAAGCCGCATATACAGCATATACTGCCAATTAATTATTTGGATTTGGATTTTCACGGTCACCAAACCTTTATGCGAGGCCACGTTCACCTTTTGTTTTACGATTTGGCACTTATGTTTTCGGACACTGCCTTCTGGTGGTGAAGCCTAAAGGGGGTTACTTCCTTACGGGAGTGCCCCACGGCAATGGGGTCTCACCCTTCGGGGAGAGTCCCAAGATCCGAcactcccatggggggggggtatttgtcTGGGTTCCCCTTCTGGGGACCCAGTTTCGTATTGGGCTTCTGCTGCCTCTTCGGAgcacagaatgcggcaccaaagaagcacgcacctcgggcttcaaaaaaaataaaaaaatatatatactggtgtttCTTACACATCGCTGCCTACTAGATTCTGGTTCATTATCTCctgctttataaaaataaacttaattggatttaaatgttaaatacaaGCAATTAAACTCACCTGCTTCTTGCTGTGGCCACAGATGCACCACGGGTATACTTTCCCTGCCTTCACATCTACTTTATAGGGATGCTTTGCTGCAATAACAGGGACAGTCTGCTTTGTGCTGCAGGCCTGGAAAAAGTTATTTGAAACTTAATTTCAGCTTATCATTAGACTGCAATACATACAACGATTTCTATGTGGTGCTCTACGTTTACTTGGTACATAAAGGGTGCAACGCATTGTTATACAACACAAATATTCAACAATCTGCGCCTAATAGATACAAAGTATCTGTAACAGGAAAAGCATGCAACCCCTCTGTAATGATCTGGCCTGGATGGGAATATACACCGCGGGCTGACAAGCAGCGAGTCCTGCAGGCTTCTGCTGTTCCCAGGCAGTGTGCAATACTCTGCAGCGCTTTCCAACAACGCACGGGAAGCCACATTATTTACCAAGCAGTAGGCTGACAAAGTGCAATTAATGCAATACACCACTGTACACACTCACCCGggtcacactcacacacaccgcCCGCAATAACCTCATTGCTATTGACATTCGTGGCCGGTACCGCAGAAATCTGGATCCCCGGAAACTCGGCGTTAAATCGATGGTTCCTACCTTGCATACAAACGTGCTAGATTCAGCTAACAAGCATTAATAATATCTTTAGAAAAACAGGGACAGTCATAgagtaagatatatatatatgtatgtatgtatggatatgtatgtatatataaacaaatacaaaagggCTCCTGGTAAGCAATGTACTTGCAAAGATTTAGCTCCATATAGCAGtatttagcgttaggacccacctgcattggagtactttggcgtagtggtgggcttagcataatatggccatataatgtgatTAAAACTCCAATTTTGTCATCTTAGAAAGGTGTTTTTAAGTGGCTGTAACAAGGACTACAGTCATGAGAGTTTATAACCTATTTGATGTGAGTGCGCTGATTTAGagattgtatgtatgtgtgtatgtatgtatgtgtgtatatgtgtgtatatatatatatatatatatatatatatacgtatatatatatatatatacgtatatatatacatatatatatacgtatatatacacatatatatacatatatatatacacatatatatacatatatatatacatatatatatacacatatatatacatatatatacacatatatatatacatatatatacatatatatatatacatatatacacatatatatacatatatatatacatatatacatacatatatacatatatatatatatatacatatatatatatacatatacatatatatatacacatatatatacatatacacatatatatacacatatatatacatatacacatatatatacacatatatatacatatacacatatatatacatatatacacatatacatacatatatacacatatatatacatatatacacatatatatacatatatacacatatatatacatatatatgtatatatacacatatatatacacatatatatatacacatatatatatctatatacatatatatacatatatatatatatacatatatatacatatatatatatatatacatatatatatatacacatatatatacatatatatatacatatatacacatatatatatatacatatatatatatacacatatatatatacacacatatatatatatacacatatatatacacacatatatatatacacacatatatatatatacacacatatatatatatatacatatatatatatatacatacacatatatacatatatacacacatatatatatacacacatatatatatacatatatatatatatacatacacatatatacatatatatacacatatatacatatatatatacatatatacatatatatatacatatatacatatatatatacatatatatatacatacatacatatatatatacatatatacatatatatatacatatatacatacatacatacatatatacatacatacatacatatatacatacatatatatatatatacacatatatatatatacatatatatatatatacatatataca from Spea bombifrons isolate aSpeBom1 chromosome 13, aSpeBom1.2.pri, whole genome shotgun sequence encodes:
- the CISD3 gene encoding CDGSH iron-sulfur domain-containing protein 3, mitochondrial, producing the protein MSIAMRLLRAVCVSVTRACSTKQTVPVIAAKHPYKVDVKAGKVYPWCICGHSKKQPFCDGSHRKAAPGLSPLRFTPTEDKAVWLCGCKQTKTAPYCDGTHKGSHVQNSVPCN